A stretch of DNA from Acidobacteriota bacterium:
CGAGTCGGCTCGGGACGGTGTCCTGCAACAGATCGCCTCCTGTGCGGATCTGGCGGGGTTCGGCGTCGCGCTGACCGACTCCTATCCCGGTTGGCAGCCGGACCTGGATTCTCAGGCGCTTGCAGTCTTGCGGGATGTCTACACGGAGTTGTCCAACGGGGACACGCCCGCCGTCACCGCGGTCCACGCCGGTCTCGAGTGTGGACTCCTGGCGGAGCGGATCCCGGGTGTGGCGATGGTCTCCTTCGGGCCGACCATCCGACATGCACACTCCCCGGACGAGCGGGTCTCGATCCCCTCGGTGGCACGCTTCTGGGAGGCTCTCCGTCGCGCGTTGCATCGCTTCGGAAAGACGGAGAGCTAGGTGACCTGCTGCCAGTCCTGAGGGTGATTGACGTTCAGCAGGATATCGTCGCGCTGAGGTTGTAGCGTCGAGATCGCGATCCGCTGGACTTCCAGTTCACGAAGGATCGAGCGCACCTTGTAGCGCGTCTCGTCCACCGCCGCCTGCACGATCGCCGCCGCATCCCGACGCCAGATCGCCACCAGGGGATGATCCCGCCCCTTCTGATCCGTCGGGAACACGACACTGGCGTCCGGCCGTGCCTGCTCCAGCAAGCGATCGAGGAACGCCCCATCGACCCGAGGGTAGTCGCAGGCCAGTACAAGCAGGTCCGACTGACCGCTGACATCGAAGCACGCGGCAATCCCCGCCAGCGGTCCACATCCCGCCGGCCCCTCATCGGGAACCGTCGTGAACGTCGCGGCGACTTCCTGACCGGCCTGCACCGAGACGAGGACATCCTGACAACGCGGCCAGAGCGTCTCCGCCGAACGTTGCGTCAGGGTGCGACCGTCGAGGATCAGATCCGCCTTCGGCTGACCGAGCCGTTCCCCACGCCCACCTGCCAGAACTACGCCGATCATGGAGTCATTATAGACTCGTGGGATGCCGACCCTACTGCTGCTCACCAGGCGACCTCGCCCCGGTCGCGTGAAGACGCGTCTGATCCCGCCGCTGACTCCGTCACAGGCGACGACGCTCTACGGTGCCTTCCTCGCAGACCAGGTGCTCCGCTTGCGCAGATTGAGTGACGTCGCTCGCCCCGAGGTGTGCTCCGACGTCCCCGTGGCCTACGACGACATGGACTGCACGCTGCAGGGCGAGGGCGATCTGGGCACCCGACTGGCCCGTGCGTTCGAGCGACTGCACGACGCAGGACGGGGTCCGGTCGTCGCGATCGCCACCGACGCGCCGACCCTTGCCGACGAGACGATCCGCCGGGCATTTCACACGCTCGACGGCGGGGACGACGGCGTCGTCGCCGCGGCCGAGGACGGCGGCTATGTCCTCCTGGGCACACGACGCCATCTCCCCGAGCTGTTCGTCGGTATCCCCTGGGGCGGCGACCGTGTCTTCGCGGAGACGAGGGATCGTCTGATCTCCTCCCGGCTCACTCACACGATCCTGCCCACCGGTTTCGACGTCGATGACGTCGAGGGACTGCGTCGCCTCCACGCGGCGCTCCGGCACCCCGAAATCTCGGAGCGCGCACCGGCGACGACTCAGGTCGTGCGAGGATTCCCGGACGAGTGGTTTCGCTAGACGGCCAAAGAGTGCCCGTGGTATAGTTTTCCGGCAAGCAGTCGGAGGTTTTCACCCTCGCTGCATGACCCCCACTTCATCATCTCAATTGATTCCTTCGTAACTCACGTCTAGACCCATCGGCGAATCTTTTCGCCGGGCGTAGCTGGAGCCGAAATGGCTGAAGAGAAGAGCGGTACCCGTCGTCCTCGACGTGCAAGCAAGACCACGACGAAGAAGCGCAGCCCCCGTGCGTCTTCTTCGAAGGCCAAGAAGGAAACCAACGGCGAGACCCTCGAGGCGGTCAAGGCCGTCGAGGAAACCGTCGCGGTCGAACTGACGGAGCCGACGGAGCCGACGAAGCCGACGGAGCCAACGAAGCCGATGGAGAGCGACGTGATCTCGGCGGACGCCAAGAAGTCCAGTGACGCCGTCGACCTCAACACGCTCTACCGCATGGACAGCAAGCAGCTGTCCAGTGCGGCCAAGACCCTCGGCATCGAGGGCGCCACCCACATGCGTAAGCAGGAGCTGATCTTCGAGATCATGAAGGCCGAGTCCGAGCAGAGCGGCCTCGTCTTCGCCGAGGGCGTGCTGCAGATCCTGCAGGACGGCTACGGCTTCCTTCGGCATCCGGACTACAACTACCTGCCCGGTCCCGATGACATCTACATCTCCCCCTCTCAGATCAAGCGCTTCGGCCTGACGACCGGCGATACGGTCTCCGGTCAGGTTCGCCCTCCGAAGGAGGACGAGAACTACTTCGCGCTGATCAAGGTCCTGGCCGTCAACTTCGACGACCCCGATCGGATCCGTGAGCGGATCTTCTTCGACAACCTCACGCCGCTCTACCCGGAAGAGCAACTGCACCTCGAGGTGGACGCCGGCAACGTCTCCGGCCGTATCATGGATCTGTTGACCCCGATCGGGAAGGGGCAACGCGGACTGATCGTCGCGCCGCCCCGCACCGGTAAGACCATGCTGCTACAGTCGTTGGCCAACTCGGTGACGGCCAACCATCCCGAGGCCTACCTGATCGTTCTGTTGATCGACGAACGACCGGAAGAGGTCACCGACATGCAGCGTTCGGTGAAGGGCGAGGTCGTGGCGTCAACCTTCGACGAGCCCGCGCAACAACATGTTCACGTGGCGGAGATGGTCATCGAGAAGGCCAAGCGTCTGGTCGAGCACGGCAAGGATGTCGTGATCCTCCTGGACAGCATCACCCGTCTTGCACGGGCCTACAACACGGTGCAGCCGCCGTCGGGCAAGGTCCTCTCCGGTGGTATCGACGCCAACGCGCTCCAGCGACCGAAGCGCTTCTTCGGCGCGGCGCGAAACCTGGAAGCGGGCGGATCGTTGACGATCTGCGCGACCGCGTTGATCGACACCGGCTCAAGAATGGACGACGTGATCTTCGAGGAGTTCAAGGGTACCGGCAACATGGAGATCATCCTCGATCGCAAACTGGTCGATCGCCGTGTCTTCCCCGCCATCGATATCGAACGCTCCGGAACCCGCAAGGAGGAACTCCTGCTGGGCGCCGAGACCCTCAACAAGGTCTGGATCCTGCGAAAGATCCTCAACCAGATGTCGATGGTCGAGGCCATGGAGCTGTTGATCGACAAGCTCGCCAAGACCGAATCCAACGAGGAGTTCCTGCGGATGATGCAGGCACCCACCTCCTAGCCGACGCTCCCCAGCTCCAGACGCTTGTGCCAGATCGGACTCAGCCCGTCCAGGAGGTCCTGCGTCTCCTGCTCGCCGCCCTCCCGATCGACGAGGGCCCGCGCCTCGCGCCGGGCCGTCTCCAGCAGCTCGGGCGCGCGCAGGATGTCCGCCAGGAACTGCAGGTCGCTGGCGCCATGTTGTTGCGTGCCGAAGACCGCCCCCGGACCGCGAATCTGCAGATCGCGTTCGGCGATACGAAAACCGTCCTGGGTCTCCGCCATGATCGACAGCCGCTCACGGGCCTCGACGCCCGGGTGGTCGCCACCCACCATCAACACGCAGAACGAACGGCTGGATCCCCTTCCGACACGACCCCGTAATTGGTGGAGCTGTGATAGTCCGAAGCGCTCGGCATGCTCGACGACCATCACCGTTGCGTTGGGGACATCGACACCGACCTCGATCACCGTCGTCGCCACCAGGATCTCCGTCGTCCCGTCGCGGAATGCCGTCATGACCTCGTCCTTCTCATCCGCCGCCATGCGACCGTGGAGTGTGGCGATCGACACCTTGCCGAGCGGTCCCCGCCGCAACTCGCGGGCCGTCGCCTCGACGGCCTTCAATTCACTACGGTCGTCTTCCTCGACCCGTGGCACGACGATGTAGACCTGCCGACCTTCGGCGATCTGCGACGCGATCCCCTCGAGGACCTTCGGTCGATCCTCCTCCAATCGAACCACGGTTCGGATCGGTGTCCGTCCGGGGGGCAGTTCGTCGATGACCGAGATATCCAGGTCGCCATACAACGTCAACGCCAACGATCGCGGGATCGGTGTCGCCGTCATCACCAGCAGGTCGGGCTCGCCACCCTTCCCCGTCAGCGCCGCGCGCTGGCGAACGCCGAACCTGTGTTGCTCGTCGATGACGGCCAACCCCAGATTCTGAAACTCCAACCCCTCGACGAACAGTGCGTGGGTGCCCACCACCAGCCGAGCGACACCGTCGGCAATCTTGGCCCGTGCCGCTCGTCGGCCGGCAGCCTTCAGCGAACCGCTGACGAAGACGATCTCGACATCCAACTCACTGTCCGCCAGCAGCTTGTGGAGGTTCCGGAAGTGTTGCTCGGCGAGGATCTCGGTCGGCGCCATCAGTGCGCCCTGGAATCCGTTGTCGACCGCAACCAGCAACGCCAGGAAGGCGACGATCGTCTTGCCCGAGCCCACGTCCCCCTGCAACAACCGATGCA
This window harbors:
- the recG gene encoding ATP-dependent DNA helicase RecG, which encodes MLRGESRLENLGKEIGLPYRQVKAVGAAGLETVEDLLLYLPFRYEDRRRFETLSGLVVDGPPATLSVVVASTKLIRTRRRGFSIFEAMLEDESGKRRAVWYNQPFLARVIKEDDRLLVFCRASKGRYKDPILENPDYEKLDDEADETERGIHTGRIVPVYRKLGTLTSKALRHMVHRVLDSLDADGLPDRVPDEIRRRAGVWGRGRAIRQIHFPDADTPMLRLDDHSTEAQRALAFEEAFLLQAALRLRQIGVCERKRGIAYEVTDALRGRLARLLPFKLTDAQKRVLQEIGADLRRPHPMHRLLQGDVGSGKTIVAFLALLVAVDNGFQGALMAPTEILAEQHFRNLHKLLADSELDVEIVFVSGSLKAAGRRAARAKIADGVARLVVGTHALFVEGLEFQNLGLAVIDEQHRFGVRQRAALTGKGGEPDLLVMTATPIPRSLALTLYGDLDISVIDELPPGRTPIRTVVRLEEDRPKVLEGIASQIAEGRQVYIVVPRVEEDDRSELKAVEATARELRRGPLGKVSIATLHGRMAADEKDEVMTAFRDGTTEILVATTVIEVGVDVPNATVMVVEHAERFGLSQLHQLRGRVGRGSSRSFCVLMVGGDHPGVEARERLSIMAETQDGFRIAERDLQIRGPGAVFGTQQHGASDLQFLADILRAPELLETARREARALVDREGGEQETQDLLDGLSPIWHKRLELGSVG
- a CDS encoding molybdenum cofactor guanylyltransferase, with the translated sequence MIGVVLAGGRGERLGQPKADLILDGRTLTQRSAETLWPRCQDVLVSVQAGQEVAATFTTVPDEGPAGCGPLAGIAACFDVSGQSDLLVLACDYPRVDGAFLDRLLEQARPDASVVFPTDQKGRDHPLVAIWRRDAAAIVQAAVDETRYKVRSILRELEVQRIAISTLQPQRDDILLNVNHPQDWQQVT
- the rho gene encoding transcription termination factor Rho, which produces MDSKQLSSAAKTLGIEGATHMRKQELIFEIMKAESEQSGLVFAEGVLQILQDGYGFLRHPDYNYLPGPDDIYISPSQIKRFGLTTGDTVSGQVRPPKEDENYFALIKVLAVNFDDPDRIRERIFFDNLTPLYPEEQLHLEVDAGNVSGRIMDLLTPIGKGQRGLIVAPPRTGKTMLLQSLANSVTANHPEAYLIVLLIDERPEEVTDMQRSVKGEVVASTFDEPAQQHVHVAEMVIEKAKRLVEHGKDVVILLDSITRLARAYNTVQPPSGKVLSGGIDANALQRPKRFFGAARNLEAGGSLTICATALIDTGSRMDDVIFEEFKGTGNMEIILDRKLVDRRVFPAIDIERSGTRKEELLLGAETLNKVWILRKILNQMSMVEAMELLIDKLAKTESNEEFLRMMQAPTS
- a CDS encoding TIGR04282 family arsenosugar biosynthesis glycosyltransferase codes for the protein MPTLLLLTRRPRPGRVKTRLIPPLTPSQATTLYGAFLADQVLRLRRLSDVARPEVCSDVPVAYDDMDCTLQGEGDLGTRLARAFERLHDAGRGPVVAIATDAPTLADETIRRAFHTLDGGDDGVVAAAEDGGYVLLGTRRHLPELFVGIPWGGDRVFAETRDRLISSRLTHTILPTGFDVDDVEGLRRLHAALRHPEISERAPATTQVVRGFPDEWFR